A genomic stretch from Primulina eburnea isolate SZY01 unplaced genomic scaffold, ASM2296580v1 ctg904_ERROPOS141710, whole genome shotgun sequence includes:
- the LOC140822564 gene encoding secreted RxLR effector protein 161-like produces the protein MSRIPYASAIGSIMYGMISTQPDIAYALSVASRYQSNLDPLNWKAVKDILKYLRRTKNLFLLYGNGEIKLEGYTDCNFQSDVDDSKSTSGFVSKLNGCAISWKSSKQDTTTDSTTEVEYIAASTAAKEGVWMRNFVQELGLILSFLKQLIQSQSNVTTLVSLRKRRHRCLISYPNIY, from the coding sequence ATGAGCCGCATTCCATACGCGTCCGCCATAGGCAGtattatgtatggtatgatatctacTCAACCTGATATTGCATATGCACTGAGTGTTGCAAGCCGATATCAGTCGAATCTCGATCCACTGAATTGGAAAGCAGTGAAggacattcttaagtacttgagaagaactaagaaTTTGTTCTTGTTATACGGGAATGGAGAAATAAAATTGGAAGGTTACACTGATTGTAACTTCCAATCAGATGTggatgattcgaaatcaacCTCTGGATTTGTATCAAAGCTCAATGGTTGTGctatctcttggaagagttccaagcaagatacCACAACGGATTCAACCACTGAGGTCGAATACATAGCTGCATCGACTGCAGCAAAAGAgggtgtttggatgaggaatttcgtccaagagttgggtctCATACTGTCATTCCTCAAACAGTTGATCCAGTCTCAGTCCAATGTGACAACATTGGTATCGTTGCGGAAGCGAAGGCACCGATGTCTCATCAGCtatccaaacatatactga